A region of the Methanobrevibacter ruminantium M1 genome:
AAAAATTAATTAACAAATTATTAATCCATATTCTTGAACGATATTTATTCTTAATTACTTTTAAATAATAAAATTCGTTCTTTTATTTTTCAATTTTTTATGGTGTGATTATGAATTTAGACAGTAACGTTAAAACCGGATTGATTGTAGCTATTTCTATAATTTTCCTTTTTGTTTTATCATTGTTTATTACTAGTGCACCAACAGGAGTGGATAATTCTGCTCGTTTCGGAATTTTGACACTGCTTCCTCCTCTTATAGCGATTGCTTTAGCATTTATTACTAAAGAAACTATTCTATCACTATTCGTTGGAGTTTTCGTTGGTGAATTCATGGTTTCAGTAAGTGATTTAAACATCATCAGCTCTGCAGTTAATGCATTTTTAGCTATGGGTGGTCAAATCATCTCATGTATGGCTGATCCATGGAACGCTGGTATTGTCCTCCAATGTCTGCTCATTGGTGGTGTAATCCAATTAATTACAAAAATGGGAGGAGCAAAAGCGTTAGCTGATGCTTTGGCTAAACGTGCTGACACTCCTAGAAAAGCTCAACTTATTACTGAATTTTTAGGATTATGTGTATTCTTTGATGACTATGCTAACTCCTTGATTGTAGGTCCTATCATGAGACCTGTTATGGACAAGCTTAAGGTTTCAAGGGAAAAATTAGCATTTGTAGTAGACGCAACTGCAGCTCCAGTTGCAGGTATTGCTATTATTTCCACTTGGATCGGTCTTGAAATCAGTTTGATTACTCAAGGTTTCGAATCAATCGGCATGAATGTAAGCGGATTCGGAATATTCCTTCAGACCATTCCATTCAGGTTCTATAACATTTTAATCTTGATTTTCATTGTTATCTCTGCAGTTACCCTGTATGAGTTCGGTCCAATGAAAGAGGCAGAGAAAAGGGCTCGTGCAAGAAAAGCTGATGAACCTGTTAAATCTCTTGAAGCAACCAGCTTTGATGATGTAAAACCTGTCGAAGGCATTAAATTATCCGTATGGAATGCTATCATTCCTATTGCAGTCTTAATTATCGGCGCTCTTATAGCATTCTACTGGAGTGGTTACACTACCATCTTAGGCGGTGAAGACCAAGCGCTCATTCATTTAATGAAAACTTCTCCATTATCCTTCAACGGTATCTTTGAGGCATTATCTGCTTCAGATGCATCTGTAGCCCTCTTCCAAGCTGCATTGCTTGCTTCCATTGTAGCTATCGTTATGGCAGTTCTCCAAAAGATCCTGACTATCGAAGAGGCAATTAGCGAATGGATTGGCGGTATGAAGACAATTGTTATCACTGGTGTAATCTTGCTTCTCGCTTGGTCCTTAGGTGGAGTAATCGGAGACATAGGAACTGCTGATTACTTGGTTGGAATATTGAAGGACACAATCCCTGTATTCATCTTGCCAACCTTGATCTTTATCCTAGGCGCATTGATTTCCTTTGCAACAGGTACTTCCTATGGTACAATGAGTATCCTTATGCCACTTACAATCCCTCTCGCTTGGGCTGTAAACCCTGATATGGGATTTGTTATCGTCTGTACAAGTGGTGTATTGACTGGTGCTATCTTCGGTGACCACTGTTCACCTATTTCAGATACAACCATTCTATCCTCTATGGGAACAAGCTGTGACCATATTGACCACGTCCGGACACAGATATACTATGCAATATTCGTTGCATCAATATCAATCATATTCGGATATATCCCAGCAGGATTCGGTATCCCATGGTATATTTCAATCCCTGTAGCTATTGTAGTGGATGTTTCATTGGGATTAAGAAGGTGATTGGGTGAAAAAGGTAGACCTTTCGATGGACCTCGATGAAGAAGAAGCCGAAGAGGCTGCTTAATTCATGATTTAATCGAAAAGTCTTTAAATAAGGTGAAAGGATTTAGGAAACTTAAATTATTATTTAAGTTTCTCTTTTTATTTTTTTATAAAATCATTATTTTTATTATTTATTTAAGTTTTTTAATTATTTATTTCATTTAAAAGCTATTTTTCAGATATTTCTATTAAAAAGAGTTATTGGCTATTATTTAACTATTTTGATTAATTAATTAAATTATTTTAATTCTAATTTGAATTTCATTAATTAATTAAAATAAAATTTTTAAATCATAAAATTTAAAGTATATTTATCAAATGTTTTAAGTTTAGAAAATTATTTAAGTATATTTATTAAGCGTTTTAAGTTTGGATAATTATTTTAATATATTTTTTCAGTGTTTTAAGATTATTTAGTAGTGATTTTTATGGCAAACAGTAATCAGTCTGAATGGGATAGTAACATTGCATTTATTTTGGCAATGATTGGTTCTGCAGTTGGTTTAGGAAATATTTGGCGTTTTCCAAATGTTCTATACTCCCACGGTGGAGGATCATTCATGATTCCTTATATCGTATCCCTATTCCTTTTAGGAATATCATTTGTACTTGTGGAATATGCTGTAGGATACAGATTCAAGTCCTCCCTAATCAAGGTTCTATATTCTGTCAAAAGCAAATTGGAGCCTGTAGCCTGGTTTATCGCCCTAATCGTCTTTCTCATAACAACATATTACATATGTGTAGTGGGATGGGACTTGATATATGTGGTCTTAAGCTTTACAAAGGCATGGGGCTCAAATCCAGACCTTTTCTTCTCAAGCATTGTCCTTCAATCAACAGATTCCATTGAAGGGCTTCTCCATATTGTTCCTATGGTATTTATATCCGTACTTGCATTATGGGCTGTTGCATGGTACATTATTCAAAAGGACTTAAATGACGGCATAGGTAAGGTAAGTAAGTTACTGCTTCCTTTGCTTTTGATTATTGTTGTTACAATCGTTTTGTTCTCACTGACCTTGCCTGGAGCTTCAATAGGCTATACCCAAATTTTTACTCCTGATTGGAGTGCCCTAACTGACTTGAATGTTTGGCTTGCTGCCTTTGGACAGATCGTATTCTCCCTTAGCTTAGGAATGTCCATTGCACTTACATATGCAAGCTACCTTCCTGAAGGCTCTAAATTAACAGACAATGCTTTAATCGTTGCATTTTCAAATTCTGGATTTGAAATCTTCAATTCAATCGGAATATTCTCAATACTTGGTTTTATGACCTTAAACACAGGCATTCCATTTGACCAACTGGTTACTGAAGGAACAGGCTTGGCATTTGTTGTTTTCCCTAAGGTATTCAATATAATGGGTCCTTGGGCTACAATCATCGGTCCGCTCTTCTTCCTATGCATTCTCTTTGCTGGTGTAACCTCTGTAATGGCATTGCTTGAGGTGGTCTGCTATTCAATCTCTGAAAAGTTCAACTTCTCTAGAAGAAAATCAGCAACAATAGTCTGCATTATAGGATTTATAGTATCTGTAATATTTACAACAAGTGCTGGAAGCATGATTTTAGGAATATTCGATGCATTCCTAAACAATATCGCACTCTTATTTGCAGTTCTTCTTGAATGCATCATATTCGGTTGGATCTATAATTTTGACAATCTCATAGAGACATTAAACAATAATTCAAATATAAAGGTAGGAAAAGTCTGGAAAAATGTAATTAAATTCATACTCCCAATCTGCATATGCTGATTATGGATTCAAGGAGTTTCTGACATTATTGCAGCAGATAATCCTATTAGCAGTGCAGTAATATTGACTTTAACTGTAATTGTAATAGTGGTTCCCTTTATATTCACATACCTCCCTGCAAAAAACCCAGAATTTTATAATAAGGTAGAAGACTAATGGTCTTTTACTTTTTTAATTCTTTTTTTTAAAACGTTTTCTTTTATCCTTTTTTTAACTCTTTTATCCTTTTTTTAATTCTTTTATCCTTTTTTTAATTCTTTTATCCTTTTTTTAATTCTTTTATCCTTTTTTTAATTCTTTTATCCTTTTTTTAATTCTTTTATCCTTTTTTTAATTCTTTTATCCTTTTTTTAACTCTTTTATCCTTTTTTTAATTCTTTTTTCATTGCCCTTATCAATTAGTTGGACTTTTTTCTTTTTGGCCTATTTTTTCACTTTTTCTATTTTGCTTAATCATTTCTCTTGAGATTCAATTTCAATTTTTAATAAAATTTTCACAAGTTTTTTAAATAAGTAAGTTGTAATATATAGTAATAGTAAATATTAATTAAATTAATTAATAAAAAAATGATTATTTAATTTTAAATTTAATTTTAAATTGTCAAAACCAATTTACCTAATTCTTTTAGAAGGCAATCAAATGGATGATGAAACTAATAACAATCAATGGAACAGTTCAACAAGCTTCATACTTGTCATGGTAGGATCCATCATAGCATTGGCAGGGATTTGGAGATTTTCCTATCTTATTTATGAAAACGGAGGGGGCAGCTTCCTAATCCCATACATATTAGCCATCGTTATCATGGTCATCCCCCTTCTTGTCCTTGAGTTTGGAGTGGGATTCAAATACAAGGCAAGCCTGCCAAGGATATTTTACAATATCAAGTCTGAATTTGAAATAGTGGCATGGTTTATCCTTTTCCTAATATTCATAGTCCTAATCTGCTATACTTGCATAATGTCCTGGGACCTTATCTACATAGTCCTAAGTTTATTTAAAGGATGGGGCAATAATCCTAGTGTTTTCTTTACAACCACCCTACTTCATAGCACCTCTAATCCATATGGCTTAACTTACCTTGTAGTTCCTATTGGAATCGGCCTCATATTAATCTGGGCCTTGATATATTTCATATCTCGAAGGGAAATAAATAGGGGAATATCATTAGTGACAAAATTTTCCCTGGCATTGACATTTGTTCTCGTCATCATCCTTTCAGTCTTTGCCCTTCAATTGCCAGGATCCAGAACTGGCCTTATGGCCTTGTTCAATCCAAATTGGGAATATCTCTTGGACTATAACATTTGGCTCACTGCATTCGGACAGCTTATATTTTCCTATGGCCTTGCATATGGAATCGCAAGCACATATTCCTCCTATCTTCCAGAGGACAGCAAGCTTATAGACAGCGCATGGGTTATTGTTCTAATCAGCCTAATATTCGAAATTCTGATGTCTGTTCTCATATTTGCATTGCTTGGACATATGGCATTGGGAAAGAACATGCCTATTACAAGCCTTGTAAGCGACAGCTTCTCATTGATATTTGTGGTTTTCCCTAATGTATTCAATGTGATGGGCTCATGGGCAACAATAATAGGTCCATTGTTCTTTATGGTTATATTTATAGGGGGATTAGGTGCATTATTTGCTCTTATAGAGCCTTTGGCAAATGCAATATGCGAAAAGTTCATTTGGACTAAGGATAGGGCAATAAAGACATTGGTCTTGGCAGGACTCTTTGCATCTTTCATATTTGCAACAGGAATGGGAGAGTATTTCCTTAGGATAGTTGACGGCTTCATAACCCAATTTGCAATAATTCTAGTTGTTTTGGTAGAGATATTAGTATTCGGATGGCTTTTTGACCTTGATGATATAAGAAATGTTTTAAACAATAATTCTAGAATAAAGCTCGGAAAATATTGGGTCTATCTAATCAAGTTTGCAATTCCGATTCTTCTTATTGTAATCTGGATATTGGGAGTTTATAATTTGATTATAACTGGAGACAGGCAAAGCCTTCTTGTTCAGTCCATTTTAGCTTCAATCATTGTTATTGTGCCTCTAGCTCTAACTGTAGCTCCATTTAATGGAGAATATTCTCTTGGCTCAATTACAGGAGGATATAATTACTTTAGGGACAGTGGGGATGATGAAGAGGCCAAATCAAATTCAAAGCCAGACTTAAAGTCCAGATTCACATCAAGATTCACATCTAAGGATAATGATGTTGATAATGGCACTGAAGGCTATGAAGAGAAGACCTATGTTGAAAAGACAATAGATGACTATGAGGGCTATGATGGTGTAGTGGCAATCACAGATGATGAAGAGGAAAATTCCAGCCTTAAATCCAGATTCAGTTGGGACAAGTTTAAAAAGTCTAAAAATGGTAAGAATGTTTTAAATAATGTTGATTTGTCTGCGAAAGAGTTTGATCCTCCAAGCGATGATGATTATGATGATTATGAAACTTATAATAGTTTAGATGATGGTTATAGCCAAGGCTCTGATGATTTTGATAATAGTATGGATGATTATAGGTCTAAATCTAAGTCCAAATCTAAATCCAAATCTAAATCCAAATCTAAATCCAAATCTAAATCAGAATCTAAGTCATTATTTGAAAAGATTAATTTATTTAATAAAGACCAAGGAGAGAATGATTATTTGGATGATAATTATGGCTATAATTCTAATGATAATTATGAAGATGATGATTCCTCCTTTGAAGATGTCTTCGATGATTTTGATTATATAACTCCTATAAGGGAAGAAGAACCTAAATCTAAACCTAAAACAAAGTCTAAACCAAAATCTAAAACAAATTCCAAATCAAAATCTAAGGCTAAAGGTGGAAATAAAAAACCTAAATTCATTAGTGCTGAGGATCTTGATGGAATTGAAAGTTTAGATGATTTAAGTAGCCAGCCTAATAAGAAACCTGCTTCTAAAAAGACTTCTGCTTCTAAAAAGAAATCAAGTTCAAAATCTAAAAAGGAATCTGGCTCTAAATCCAAAAAAGCATCAGAACCTAAAGAAGAACCTAAACCTAAAGAAGAAGAAATAGAATATGAAGAGTTCTCAGATGATTTCTTTGATGATGGTGTATTTGGAGAGGAAGGCTATGAAGCTCTTCTAGACGATTATGTGGAACCGAAACCAAAATCCAAAAAGAAAAAGGCATCTTCCAAATCTGACCAATCTACACCTAGGGATTCTAAACCCTATTATGATTATGAAAAGAAAGGATCAGATTCTGTTTTTAATTTAGATGATTAAAAATCATCTAATACTTTATTTTTTTATCTCTTATCTTTTTTTAGTCCATTTCTTTACCTATTTAACTATTTCTATTCCTATTATTTTCTATCATTTTCATTTTTTATCATTATTTGTTCATGATTTTTCAATTAATTTACATATTTATCCATATTTTCAAAATATAAAATTTATAAAAGATAAAAACATACCTATAATTATCAAAATAGGTGATTATATGGATAAAAAAATGACAGTTTTATTGGTTGCCCTATTTTGCCTTCTCTGTGTAGGCTCATATCTAATCTTTGAACCTGCCAGGCATATAAGCTATCATGAGGTCAATCTCACTGACACCTGCGTTGCAAAGGTCCCGGTAACCGATAAGGTATCTTCATATACAGACAACTTAAACATTCACTACTATTCCGATTATGAAAACGATCTTAACATTACAAGTTTTTATGATGTGGCTCCGGAATCTTCGTCTCAAGGGCATCTGAGAATGGACAATCTTAAAAAGGAAGTTTTAGGTACGGAAAAGGGAAGTGCAGGCAATCTCACTTATTATAAAAACAATAATGCCGGAACTTACACAATGTATGTTGAAGATAGAATGTCACATAATTATATTTTGCTTTCCGCTAAGGACTTAACAATTTTCACTAATGTATATTCTAGCTTAGAGGCTAGAATTGTGGTAAATGAAACTGATATTGATAGTTTGGACTCAAGCTATGCTTAATTTTGGCTTTATTTTAGTTAAAAGATAACTTCTATATTTAGTCAACTTAAGATTAGTTTTTAATTTAGATGATTAGCAATCATCTATTATTTTATTTTTAATTGTATTTTTAATTGTATTTTTAATTGTGTTTTTATTTGTATTTTAACTCTCATGAATTATTTTTAAAAAAACAACTTATTTTATTACTGGATTGATGAACTTATGAACACTGCAGAGATTTTAGTCAATTTGCTTGAAAGGGATGGAAATGAATTTATCTTTGGCCATCCAGGTGAACAGATACTTCCATTTTATAAGGCATTGAAGGACTCTTCAATCAGCCATATCCTAACAAGGCATGAACAAGCTGCAGCCCATGCTGCAGATGCATATGCGAGGGTTTCTGGTGAATACGGCATTTGCATATCAACTGCAGGTCCCGGTGCCATGAATCTGGTCATGGGAGCCTCCACAGCATTCAAGGATTCTGTTCCAATGCTTGTGATAACCGGAGACAATGACTATGATAAAAAGGACTCTGACATTTTTCAGTCATTTCCTATAAACTCTGTCTTTGAGAATATATCAATTAAAAGCTTCCATCCTTATGATGGGAAATCCGCTGTTTACAATATGATTGAAGCATTGATTCTTCTTCATAAGTTTCCAAAAGGTCCTGTTCATATCAATCTCTCTAGAGATGTACTTTTAGAAGAGATTGATTTTGATTCTATTGATTTAAGAGATATTGGTCTATCTAATATTCCTTCTTTGAATCTTAATGATTCTGATATAATTGAAAACTTTGATCTTTTTGATGATTCTTTAGATAATTTATATGACTTTTCACAAAAGTTATCCGCTGATGTAGATATAACTATTCAATCAGCTATTAAAAAATTAAAGGATTCGTCAAAACCATTAGTCATACTAGGAAATGGTATAGTTTGGTCAAAAGCTACTTTTAAATTAAGCGACTTTTTAAGTAAAACTATGCTTCCAGTTGTTACCACATATCACTCAAAGGGAATAGTCAGTGACCATGACAGATTGAACCTTGGGATAGTAGGTCTTAGGGGAAACTCATTGTCAAATTATGCTTATGAGAATTCAGATTGCATTTTGGTTCTAGGTGCCAAACTCTCTGAACGTACAATCGGTGCTTCCGACTTTGACATTGCCAAGGAAAAGATGATACATGTTAATATTGATGAGAATTGCTTAAAGGGAAAAATTAATATTTGCATGGATGTTAATGAGTTCTTGGACTGTCTTTTGGATGAATTAGATCAAGATAATGGAACATTTGATTATGATGATGGATGGATAGATGAGATCTACTCCAATTATGAGGAATTGATTGTTGGTGGAATTGAAGAAGTGGAAGAAAACTTTAATCCATTAAGGCCTCCTTATGCGATTAATAGGATTATAGATGCTTTTAAAGGAGCATATTTCCTATCAGATGCAGGAACCCATACGACATGGACTACTTTGCTTGCAAAAAGCGATTCATTCGGCAAGCTTTTGTTTTCAGGTGGCTTTGGTCCTATGGGATATAGCCTTCCAGGGTCCATTGGTGTTGCATTTGCCTTAAAGAAGAGAGGAATTGATGAAAGGGTGCTTGTCATCTGTGGTGATGGAGATATTCAAATGGTAATTCAGGAATTGGCTACAATTAGGGAATATGATTTGAATATTGATATTTTTATAATCAATAACTCTCAGTTAGGAATAATAAGACAATGGGAAGAGACTGTTTATGACTTTGATAAGTATCAGGTTGACCTTATTAATCCAGACTTTGCTAAATTGGCTGATGCATATGGTGTTGATTCTATGAAGGTGGAATCTAAGGAAGACCTTCAATTGGCTATTGAGATGTCTTTGGATTCAAATAAGGCATTTTTAGCTGATGTATGTGTTTGTGAAGAGAATATTCCTATGCCTAAAAAATAGTGTATTGCTTTAAAAGTTAGTTTAACTAATTTTTTTTATTGGTTTAAAAACTCTTTTAAGAGTTTATCTTTATTTTTTCCAATAAATTCAGTGTATTTTTCATCAATCGCTTCTATTTGATAATCTTCATTTTCAGCTTTTTTTAATAGATAAGCTATTGGCTCTATTTCTAAATGGGATATTATTCTTTGAGCTTTTTTATTATCTTTGTTCTCTTTATTTTTATTTTTATTTTTATCTTTAGTTTTGGATGGGTTTGCATTGATTGAAATGATATCTACTTTGAATATGAAATATATTTCATCTTCAAATATGGTAAAAGCTTCGCTAAATTCGTAAATTGTTTCTTTATTGAAGCTATTTATTATTTCTAGTCCATCCATGGTATCACTTTATTTGTTTGCTTATTCTTTATCTGGTTCTTCTTTAAATTTAGATTTTGGTTTAAGTTTCTTTTTCTTCTTTTTTATCTAATTCTTCTTTGGAGTTTTCTTTAATTTCAGTGTCTTTTTCTTTTTTATCTAATTCTTCTTTGGAGTTTTCTTTAATTTCAGTGTCTTTTTCTTTTTTATATAATTCTTCTTTGGAGTTTTCTTTAATTTCAGTGTCTTTTTCTTTTTTATATAATTCTTCATTGGAGTTTTCTTTTTCTTCATTTTCTTTATCTTTGGCTTTTTTATAAGCATAAATTACTTTAATCAATTCTCTAATGTCCTTTTTGCTTACTAAAATTAAGCTATAAAATATTATTTTCAGTAGATTTATCTTTAATTCCAATTGTCCTTCAAAATCAGTGATTATCTCTGTAAATCTAGGATCTACAGTTAATGAAACTGGCTTTTTACTATTTACTATAGCTCCTATTGACCATATCCAACTTGCTATCTTGACTGTGGTGAAAGAGTCGCTTAGGCCTAGTATCAAGTGTCCTTCGAGTTTCTTTATATCAATTGATTTTAGAATGTCCTTTAGATATTTCTTTAATTCTTTCTTTGATTTAATTAGCTCTTTTAGGATAGGTTTAATTTCATTGTATTTTTCCATCAGGCCTTTTTTGTCTTTGGACTCTTCTTCCTCTCCATCTTCTTCTTTTTCCTCTTCGGATTCTGTAGCCTTGTCTTCAGAGCTATCTTTTGTAAAAATAGGGATTTTAAGCAGAGTTATCTTTAATTTGTATCTGGCTTCTGCTTTTTCCTTTTCAACAGTTAGAATTATTCTTAAACCATTGTATAGGATTATTGAAAATATGATAATTAAGGCGATTAGTATAATTAAAATAAGATTTAAGATCATTTCTATCGCCTTTTCATATTTTGATTCTTTTTAACTTTTAATTTTTATTTATAAATCAAAGCTTTAAATTGGTTTTTTAAGTTATTTTAGGATTTAAATTTCTTAATTTTTCAAGTTGATTCAGTTTAAACAGCAAAATAGACTTATTAGTCATCTATTTCAATGCCTAATGATTCTTCTGCTTCTTCTACTTCTTCTTCAACCTTTTCTTTTAGGTCTGATTCTTCAACAGCATCTTCGACCTTTTCTTTTATGTCTGCGTCTTGGATATCAACTTCACTTACGTCATCAACATCTATGTAGTCGTCATTGCCTTTTGATGGGAGGAACTCTTTTAAGACATCAGTTAGGATTAATCCGATTTCGTTTAATGTCTTGTTGGTTTGGTTTCCTTTTGATAGGTTGATTGTCCTTATTTCATCAACTCCACTGTTTCCTTTTGATACGACAACCATGGTTATAGGTTCAACGCTTACACCTGCACCGGTTCCGGCAAGTGAATTATCAGCCTTTTGCTCTCCTATTCCGAATCCTACTGCAGCTTTGGATACAGGGATTAATAATTTGTCTTCAGTTTCTATTGCGTCTCCAATATAGTTGCTAATGTGAATAAGCTTTCTTAATTCTTCTACAGTTGTTTTAATTGGTTCTTCATCAATCATTCTTTTATCTCCTTATTTTTTATTTATATATTTTAATCTTTTAAAATTATAAAATACTTGATTTATTATTAGTTTTAATAAATTATATTTATTTCGATATGGCTTTTTAATAGTTATATATGCTAAATCTTTATTGCTTGGATAGTTAAATAAAAGATTAAATTTATTCGGCGATTAAAATTAAGTTAAAATTATTGATTTTGTAAAATAAGTAAAATTAAGAGTTTGTTTGTAAAAAGAGAAAAAAAGAGAATAAATGGAAGTTAAGAGTAATTACTCCCAACTTGAATAAAAATTTTGATCAAACTTTTTCTAAAAGTTTGAATTTGATGTAATGGTTCGCAAGAGCAGCCACACCGGCACCTGCATCTTCAACTAATCCTAATCCTTTTAAGGTTAATCCTAATGCAGTGAAAGTGATAGCTAATTCTTGATAGTTGATTACACCCATATGTCCAATTCTGAATATGTTTCCTTTAAGGTGGTCTTGTCCCCCTGCTAATTGGACTTTATATTTGTTGAGCATGGTTCCTCTGATTTGGTCGTCATTTGCTCCTTCTGGCATTTTTACTGCAGTTACAGTTGCAGAGGATACAGCTTCATCAGGGAATAATTCAAGACCTAAAGCTTTAACAGCATCTCTTGATGCAGCTGCTGCTGTGTGGTGTCTTTCTATTCTGTTTTCAAGACCTTCCTCATGGAGAACTTCAAGAGCAGCCTTTAATGCATAGATCAATGATACAGATGGAGTATAAGGGGTTTGAGCAGGGTCCTTATTACCGTTTGCTCTGTATTTAGGCATGTTCAAGTAGTAATTGTTGTCTTCTACCTTTTCACATGCTGCCCATGCGTCGTCATTGAATGTGATTGCTGCAAGGCCTGGAGGTGCGGCGAGACATTTTTGAGAACCGGTTACACATGCGTCAATGTGGTATTTGTCCACATCCACATAGTCTCCTCCTAAAGAGGATACTGTGTCTACAATGAATAATGCATCGTGGTTTTTCATTACTTCTCCCACTTCTTTGATAGGTGCGGCAACACCGGTTGAGGTTTCATTGTGTACCATGGTGATTGCTTTAATGTCTTCGTCTTTTTCTAAGGCTTCTTCAACAAGGTCTGGAGTTACAGCGGTTCCCCATTCAACATCTAACTGTACGGATTCGATTCCATGCATCTTGGAGATGTCTGCAAATCTTTCACCGAATTTTCCGCCTACTACATTTAATATTTTATCTCCTCTGTTGACAAGGTTTGAGACTGCTGCTTCCATTGCAGAAGTTCCAGAACCTGTTAGGATATAAGAATCATTTTTAGTTTGGAAAGTTTTAGACATTAATTTGGTTGTTTCTGTATAGATTTCTCCAAATTCGTCTCCTCTGTGGTTTACAACAGCTTTGCTCATTGCTTGTAATACTCTTGGGTCTGCAGTTGTTGGACCTGGGAGCATTAATAATATTTCGTTCATTTATTTTCCTCCAATCATAAATAAGAATTATAATGCTTGATTTGAATAATTTAATTTTAATATTAATTGATTATATTTTAATTTATTAAATAATGTCAAGCTATATATAAATTATTTTTTTAATAGTTTTTAAATATTTTGTCGGCAATTTGTTTTCTTTATGGATTTTGTAATTTTCATTGATATCTTTTTATTTTTTTTCTTTATGGATTTTGTAATTTCTGTAGTTTTGTTTTCTTTATGGATTTTGCTGTTTCAATGATATTTTTTCTTATGCTTTTTCTAATTTCTGATATTATTTTAGTTTATTCTTAATTCGCTTAACTTCGATTTTATTTAGGGCAATTTTTATAAAGGACTTTCTAAAGAATAATAATTATAA
Encoded here:
- a CDS encoding thiamine pyrophosphate-binding protein; its protein translation is MNTAEILVNLLERDGNEFIFGHPGEQILPFYKALKDSSISHILTRHEQAAAHAADAYARVSGEYGICISTAGPGAMNLVMGASTAFKDSVPMLVITGDNDYDKKDSDIFQSFPINSVFENISIKSFHPYDGKSAVYNMIEALILLHKFPKGPVHINLSRDVLLEEIDFDSIDLRDIGLSNIPSLNLNDSDIIENFDLFDDSLDNLYDFSQKLSADVDITIQSAIKKLKDSSKPLVILGNGIVWSKATFKLSDFLSKTMLPVVTTYHSKGIVSDHDRLNLGIVGLRGNSLSNYAYENSDCILVLGAKLSERTIGASDFDIAKEKMIHVNIDENCLKGKINICMDVNEFLDCLLDELDQDNGTFDYDDGWIDEIYSNYEELIVGGIEEVEENFNPLRPPYAINRIIDAFKGAYFLSDAGTHTTWTTLLAKSDSFGKLLFSGGFGPMGYSLPGSIGVAFALKKRGIDERVLVICGDGDIQMVIQELATIREYDLNIDIFIINNSQLGIIRQWEETVYDFDKYQVDLINPDFAKLADAYGVDSMKVESKEDLQLAIEMSLDSNKAFLADVCVCEENIPMPKK
- a CDS encoding sodium-dependent transporter, whose translation is MANSNQSEWDSNIAFILAMIGSAVGLGNIWRFPNVLYSHGGGSFMIPYIVSLFLLGISFVLVEYAVGYRFKSSLIKVLYSVKSKLEPVAWFIALIVFLITTYYICVVGWDLIYVVLSFTKAWGSNPDLFFSSIVLQSTDSIEGLLHIVPMVFISVLALWAVAWYIIQKDLNDGIGKVSKLLLPLLLIIVVTIVLFSLTLPGASIGYTQIFTPDWSALTDLNVWLAAFGQIVFSLSLGMSIALTYASYLPEGSKLTDNALIVAFSNSGFEIFNSIGIFSILGFMTLNTGIPFDQLVTEGTGLAFVVFPKVFNIMGPWATIIGPLFFLCILFAGVTSVMALLEVVCYSISEKFNFSRRKSATIVCIIGFIVSVIFTTSAGSMILGIFDAFLNNIALLFAVLLECIIFGWIYNFDNLIETLNNNSNIKVGKVWKNVIKFILPICIC
- a CDS encoding sodium-dependent transporter, which encodes MDDETNNNQWNSSTSFILVMVGSIIALAGIWRFSYLIYENGGGSFLIPYILAIVIMVIPLLVLEFGVGFKYKASLPRIFYNIKSEFEIVAWFILFLIFIVLICYTCIMSWDLIYIVLSLFKGWGNNPSVFFTTTLLHSTSNPYGLTYLVVPIGIGLILIWALIYFISRREINRGISLVTKFSLALTFVLVIILSVFALQLPGSRTGLMALFNPNWEYLLDYNIWLTAFGQLIFSYGLAYGIASTYSSYLPEDSKLIDSAWVIVLISLIFEILMSVLIFALLGHMALGKNMPITSLVSDSFSLIFVVFPNVFNVMGSWATIIGPLFFMVIFIGGLGALFALIEPLANAICEKFIWTKDRAIKTLVLAGLFASFIFATGMGEYFLRIVDGFITQFAIILVVLVEILVFGWLFDLDDIRNVLNNNSRIKLGKYWVYLIKFAIPILLIVIWILGVYNLIITGDRQSLLVQSILASIIVIVPLALTVAPFNGEYSLGSITGGYNYFRDSGDDEEAKSNSKPDLKSRFTSRFTSKDNDVDNGTEGYEEKTYVEKTIDDYEGYDGVVAITDDEEENSSLKSRFSWDKFKKSKNGKNVLNNVDLSAKEFDPPSDDDYDDYETYNSLDDGYSQGSDDFDNSMDDYRSKSKSKSKSKSKSKSKSKSKSESKSLFEKINLFNKDQGENDYLDDNYGYNSNDNYEDDDSSFEDVFDDFDYITPIREEEPKSKPKTKSKPKSKTNSKSKSKAKGGNKKPKFISAEDLDGIESLDDLSSQPNKKPASKKTSASKKKSSSKSKKESGSKSKKASEPKEEPKPKEEEIEYEEFSDDFFDDGVFGEEGYEALLDDYVEPKPKSKKKKASSKSDQSTPRDSKPYYDYEKKGSDSVFNLDD
- a CDS encoding Na+/H+ antiporter NhaC family protein, with amino-acid sequence MNLDSNVKTGLIVAISIIFLFVLSLFITSAPTGVDNSARFGILTLLPPLIAIALAFITKETILSLFVGVFVGEFMVSVSDLNIISSAVNAFLAMGGQIISCMADPWNAGIVLQCLLIGGVIQLITKMGGAKALADALAKRADTPRKAQLITEFLGLCVFFDDYANSLIVGPIMRPVMDKLKVSREKLAFVVDATAAPVAGIAIISTWIGLEISLITQGFESIGMNVSGFGIFLQTIPFRFYNILILIFIVISAVTLYEFGPMKEAEKRARARKADEPVKSLEATSFDDVKPVEGIKLSVWNAIIPIAVLIIGALIAFYWSGYTTILGGEDQALIHLMKTSPLSFNGIFEALSASDASVALFQAALLASIVAIVMAVLQKILTIEEAISEWIGGMKTIVITGVILLLAWSLGGVIGDIGTADYLVGILKDTIPVFILPTLIFILGALISFATGTSYGTMSILMPLTIPLAWAVNPDMGFVIVCTSGVLTGAIFGDHCSPISDTTILSSMGTSCDHIDHVRTQIYYAIFVASISIIFGYIPAGFGIPWYISIPVAIVVDVSLGLRR